The following coding sequences lie in one Acidimicrobiales bacterium genomic window:
- a CDS encoding isocitrate lyase/PEP mutase family protein — protein sequence MDGDALRARLVAGETVILAGCFDALSARLAVAAGFDALFLSGYCTSATLLGLPDFGYLTQTEMAEVARRVCRTVPGAQVVVDGDTGYGNPLNTIRTVELYEAAGGAGIFLEDQVWPKKCGHMAGKKVVPRDEWLAKLRAALDVREHLFVTARTDARAAIGLDEACERVRMAADLGVDAIFVEAPESPEEMEAVAKATPGCIRVANMIEGGRTPLRTPAELHELGFDLIVSPLTGLLAAARQMAQAYAVLQEKGTLRDDLELVLSFDQFSPVVELDRHYATEARYAGPAPG from the coding sequence GTGGACGGCGACGCGCTCCGGGCCAGGTTGGTCGCAGGAGAGACCGTCATCCTGGCCGGATGCTTCGACGCCCTCTCCGCCCGCCTGGCCGTCGCCGCCGGTTTCGACGCCCTGTTCCTTTCCGGGTACTGCACGTCGGCCACCCTGCTCGGCCTGCCCGACTTCGGCTACCTGACCCAGACCGAGATGGCGGAGGTGGCCCGCAGGGTGTGCCGGACGGTTCCCGGCGCCCAGGTCGTGGTCGACGGCGACACCGGGTACGGCAACCCCCTCAACACCATCCGCACCGTCGAGTTGTACGAGGCGGCGGGCGGGGCGGGGATCTTCCTCGAGGACCAGGTGTGGCCCAAGAAGTGCGGGCACATGGCCGGGAAGAAGGTGGTCCCCCGTGACGAATGGCTGGCCAAGCTGCGGGCCGCGCTCGACGTCCGTGAGCACCTGTTCGTCACCGCCCGCACCGACGCCCGGGCCGCCATCGGGCTCGACGAGGCATGCGAGCGGGTGCGCATGGCCGCGGACCTCGGCGTGGACGCGATCTTCGTCGAGGCGCCCGAGTCACCCGAGGAGATGGAGGCAGTGGCCAAGGCCACGCCCGGTTGCATCCGGGTGGCCAACATGATCGAGGGCGGCCGCACCCCGCTGCGGACACCGGCCGAGCTGCACGAGCTGGGCTTCGACCTGATCGTCTCCCCGCTCACCGGGCTCCTCGCCGCGGCCCGGCAGATGGCGCAGGCCTACGCCGTGCTCCAGGAGAAGGGCACGCTGCGCGACGACCTCGAACTGGTGCTGTCGTTCGACCAGTTCAGTCCCGTCGTGGAGCTCGACCGCCACTACGCCACCGAGGCGCGCTACGCGGGGCCCGCCCCCGGCTGA
- the hutH gene encoding histidine ammonia-lyase produces MRAAPPLLVGAGPLRRDHVVDVARRQRRAQLDPGARARMSQTRRLVEGLAASDVPVYGVSTGFGSLALRAIPAGRRDDLQSSLLRSHAAGMGPPVEVEVVRAMMLLRARTLASGHTGARPVVADQLLAFLDAGITPVVPEHGSLGCSGDLAPLAHVGLALLGEGTVVHAGAEMPADGALALAGLQPLVLHAKEGLSLVNGTDGMLGMLVLACADLARLLRTADVTAAMSVEALLGTDRPFAADLQALRPHPGQATSAANLVALLAGSAIVASHRTGDPRVQDAYSLRCAPQVAGAARDTLAFAEVVADRELAAAIDNPVVLDDGRVESVGNFHGAPLAFACDFLAIAAADVGAIAERRVDRLLDAARSNGLPAFLAADPGVDSGLMIAQYTAAALVAENRRLAAPASVDTLPTSAMQEDHVSMGWAAARKLRTVVANLGRVLAIELVAAGRALDLRAPLLPAPATAAALAVVRGVVPGAGPDRFLAPELAAAEAVVSSGAAVAAAESVTGPLP; encoded by the coding sequence ATGAGGGCGGCGCCCCCGCTCCTCGTGGGCGCCGGCCCATTGCGCCGCGACCACGTCGTCGACGTGGCCAGACGGCAGCGGCGAGCGCAACTCGATCCCGGCGCCCGTGCTCGCATGTCGCAGACCCGCCGACTGGTGGAAGGCCTGGCGGCGTCGGACGTGCCTGTGTACGGCGTCTCCACCGGCTTCGGCTCGCTGGCACTGCGGGCCATCCCGGCCGGGCGCCGAGACGATCTCCAGTCCTCCCTGCTCCGGTCGCACGCAGCCGGCATGGGCCCGCCGGTGGAGGTGGAGGTGGTCCGGGCAATGATGCTGCTCCGCGCCCGCACGCTTGCCAGCGGGCACACCGGCGCTCGTCCCGTGGTGGCCGACCAGCTGCTCGCGTTCCTCGACGCCGGCATCACGCCCGTCGTGCCCGAGCACGGGTCCCTCGGCTGCAGCGGTGACCTCGCTCCGCTGGCCCACGTGGGTCTGGCGTTGCTCGGTGAGGGGACGGTCGTCCACGCCGGCGCCGAGATGCCGGCCGACGGCGCCCTCGCCCTGGCCGGTCTCCAGCCCCTCGTCCTGCACGCCAAGGAAGGGCTGTCCCTCGTCAACGGCACCGATGGGATGCTCGGGATGCTGGTCCTGGCGTGCGCCGACCTGGCCCGCCTGCTTCGCACGGCCGACGTGACGGCGGCCATGAGCGTGGAGGCCCTCCTCGGGACCGACCGCCCGTTCGCGGCCGACCTTCAGGCCCTGCGCCCGCACCCCGGCCAGGCCACGAGCGCAGCCAACCTGGTCGCCCTGCTGGCGGGGTCGGCCATCGTGGCGTCGCACCGCACGGGCGACCCCCGGGTGCAGGACGCCTACTCGCTCCGCTGTGCCCCACAGGTGGCCGGCGCGGCACGGGACACGCTCGCCTTCGCCGAGGTGGTGGCCGACCGGGAGCTGGCTGCGGCCATCGACAACCCCGTGGTGCTCGACGACGGACGGGTCGAGTCCGTCGGCAACTTCCACGGCGCGCCGCTGGCCTTCGCCTGCGACTTCCTGGCCATCGCGGCGGCCGATGTCGGCGCCATCGCCGAGCGGCGGGTGGACCGCCTCCTCGACGCTGCCCGCTCCAACGGGCTGCCCGCCTTCCTCGCCGCCGATCCCGGAGTCGACTCGGGGCTGATGATCGCCCAGTACACCGCAGCCGCCCTCGTGGCCGAGAACCGCCGCCTCGCCGCGCCGGCCAGCGTCGACACCCTGCCCACGTCGGCCATGCAGGAGGACCACGTGTCGATGGGCTGGGCGGCAGCCCGCAAGCTGCGGACCGTGGTCGCCAACCTGGGCCGCGTCCTGGCCATCGAGCTGGTGGCCGCCGGGCGGGCGCTGGACCTGCGGGCCCCGTTGCTCCCGGCGCCGGCCACGGCTGCGGCCCTGGCCGTCGTGCGCGGGGTGGTCCCCGGCGCCGGCCCGGACCGGTTCCTGGCACCCGAGCTGGCCGCGGCCGAGGCGGTAGTCAGCAGCGGAGCGGCGGTTGCCGCCGCCGAATCCGTCACCGGCCCACTGCCGTGA
- the hutU gene encoding urocanate hydratase, whose translation MTGPRTVRAPRGTERSCKGWVQEAALRMLMNNLDPDVAERPQDLVVYGGTGRAARSWGAYEAMVATLRQLEGDETLLVQSGKPVGVFRTHEWAPRVLIANSNLVPDWATWDEFRRLEALGLTMYGQMTAGSWIYIGTQGILQGTYECFSAIAARRFGGTLAGTLTVTAGLGGMGGAQPLAVTMNGGVALCVDVDPARIERRLHDRYLDEVGDDLDDALARVERARAARYPLSVGVQGNMAEVLPRLAASDIAADIVTDQTPAHDPLSYVPPGLSVDEAAELRTGDPDGYVARSRAGMAVHCEAMVAFLDKGAEVFDYGNSLRVEAKLGGFDRAFSYPGFLPAYIRPLFCEGKGPFRWVALSGDPADIGATDRAVIDEFPENEHLVRWLRLAADKVRFQGLPARICWLGYGERDRMGLRFNDLVARGRVAAPIVIGRDHLDSGSVASPYRETEAMADGSDAIADWPLLNALLTTASGASWVSIHSGGGVGIGRSVHAGMVVVADGTDLAAEKLERVLTCDPGTGVVRHADAGYQRARDVARQRGVHVPMQP comes from the coding sequence GTGACCGGGCCGAGGACGGTGCGGGCGCCGCGTGGCACCGAGCGGTCCTGCAAGGGGTGGGTGCAGGAGGCTGCGCTGCGGATGCTCATGAACAACCTCGATCCCGACGTGGCCGAGCGCCCACAGGACCTGGTGGTCTACGGGGGCACGGGACGGGCGGCCCGGAGCTGGGGCGCCTACGAGGCCATGGTCGCCACCCTGCGGCAGCTGGAAGGGGACGAGACTCTGCTGGTGCAGTCCGGCAAGCCCGTCGGCGTGTTCCGCACGCACGAATGGGCGCCGAGGGTGCTGATCGCCAACTCGAACCTCGTCCCGGACTGGGCCACGTGGGACGAGTTCCGCCGCCTGGAGGCGCTCGGGCTCACCATGTACGGCCAGATGACGGCCGGGAGCTGGATCTACATCGGCACCCAGGGGATCCTCCAGGGCACGTACGAGTGCTTCTCGGCCATCGCCGCCCGCCGCTTCGGCGGAACGCTGGCCGGGACCCTCACGGTGACGGCCGGGCTGGGCGGCATGGGTGGGGCCCAGCCGCTGGCGGTCACCATGAACGGCGGTGTCGCCCTGTGTGTCGACGTCGACCCCGCGCGGATCGAACGTCGCCTGCACGACCGCTACCTCGACGAGGTGGGCGACGACCTCGACGACGCCCTGGCGCGGGTGGAGCGAGCCCGCGCTGCCCGCTACCCCCTGTCCGTGGGCGTGCAGGGCAACATGGCCGAGGTGCTGCCCCGGCTGGCCGCCTCCGACATCGCCGCCGACATCGTCACCGACCAGACGCCGGCGCACGACCCCCTCTCCTACGTGCCCCCCGGCCTGTCCGTGGACGAGGCGGCCGAGCTCAGGACGGGCGACCCCGACGGCTATGTGGCCCGGAGCCGGGCGGGCATGGCGGTGCACTGCGAGGCGATGGTGGCGTTCCTCGACAAGGGCGCCGAGGTCTTCGACTACGGCAACAGCCTCCGGGTCGAGGCGAAGCTGGGCGGGTTCGACCGGGCGTTCTCCTACCCGGGCTTCCTCCCGGCCTACATCCGGCCGTTGTTCTGCGAGGGCAAGGGCCCGTTCCGGTGGGTCGCGCTGTCGGGCGATCCGGCCGACATCGGCGCCACCGACCGGGCGGTCATCGACGAGTTCCCCGAGAACGAGCACCTTGTGCGGTGGCTGCGGCTTGCGGCCGACAAGGTGCGGTTCCAGGGGCTTCCCGCTCGCATCTGCTGGCTGGGCTACGGCGAGCGGGACCGGATGGGTCTGCGCTTCAACGACCTGGTCGCCCGTGGCCGGGTGGCCGCGCCGATCGTGATCGGCCGCGACCACCTCGACTCCGGGTCGGTGGCGTCGCCCTACCGTGAGACCGAGGCCATGGCCGACGGCAGCGACGCCATCGCCGACTGGCCGTTGCTCAACGCCCTGCTCACGACGGCCAGCGGCGCCTCGTGGGTGAGCATCCACTCGGGTGGGGGCGTCGGTATCGGCCGCTCGGTCCACGCCGGCATGGTCGTGGTGGCCGACGGCACGGACCTGGCTGCCGAGAAGCTCGAGCGCGTGCTCACGTGCGATCCCGGTACCGGGGTGGTGCGCCACGCCGACGCCGGCTACCAGCGGGCGCGTGACGTCGCGCGCCAGCGCGGCGTCCACGTCCCCATGCAGCCGTGA
- a CDS encoding formimidoylglutamate deiminase, with amino-acid sequence MTSWWAEWAWMGGPDEGAVAGVVLSEDGGVLTEVSTGVAAPAAGATVLRGITLPGLVNGHSHAFHRALRGGAAGEDFWSWREAMYAVAGALQPDLLLALARACFAEMVLAGITAVHEFHYLHQPGGMDDAVVEAAASAGIRLVLLDTCYLRAGFDGGGLSPVQRRFSDGDADRWAERASAVADRYPSVEVGAAIHSVRAVDPPSMESVARWAGGRRVPLHLHLSEQPGENEACLAATGRTPAELCESSGVLGPGTTAVHATHASASDIALLGRSGTAVCLCPTTERDLGDGVVPAAALDAAGCSLRLGSDSQAVVDLFEEARAVELGQRLVTGRRSHHCPAALLAAATGGRRLEIGAPADLTTVSVRSPRLAGFDPSTAAAHLVFAAAAADVETVVVGGRAVVSDGAHCDIDVGGELAAAITAVRRAAAG; translated from the coding sequence ATGACGTCGTGGTGGGCCGAGTGGGCATGGATGGGCGGACCCGACGAGGGAGCGGTCGCCGGGGTGGTCCTGTCCGAGGACGGGGGCGTGCTCACGGAGGTGTCGACCGGCGTGGCGGCGCCGGCGGCCGGGGCCACCGTGCTGCGGGGCATCACGCTGCCGGGCCTGGTGAACGGTCACTCGCACGCCTTCCACCGGGCGCTGCGCGGGGGCGCCGCCGGTGAGGACTTCTGGTCGTGGCGGGAGGCCATGTACGCGGTGGCCGGCGCACTCCAACCCGACCTGCTCCTGGCCCTGGCGCGGGCCTGCTTCGCCGAGATGGTGCTGGCCGGCATCACCGCCGTGCACGAGTTCCACTACCTCCATCAGCCCGGCGGCATGGACGATGCGGTGGTCGAGGCGGCGGCGTCGGCGGGGATCCGTCTCGTGCTCCTGGACACCTGCTACCTGCGGGCCGGCTTCGACGGCGGCGGGCTCAGCCCCGTGCAGCGGCGGTTCAGCGATGGTGACGCCGACCGGTGGGCCGAGCGGGCCTCGGCCGTGGCCGACCGGTACCCGTCCGTCGAGGTGGGGGCGGCCATCCACAGCGTGCGAGCCGTCGACCCCCCTTCCATGGAGTCCGTGGCCCGCTGGGCGGGCGGCCGCCGCGTTCCGCTGCATCTGCACCTGTCCGAACAGCCGGGCGAGAACGAGGCGTGCCTGGCTGCCACCGGGCGGACGCCGGCCGAGCTGTGCGAGTCCTCCGGTGTCCTCGGGCCCGGCACCACGGCCGTGCACGCCACCCATGCCAGCGCCTCCGACATCGCCCTCCTCGGCCGGTCGGGGACGGCCGTGTGCCTCTGCCCGACGACCGAGCGTGACCTCGGTGACGGCGTCGTCCCGGCCGCCGCCCTCGATGCGGCCGGCTGCTCCCTCCGGCTCGGCTCGGACAGCCAGGCCGTGGTGGACCTCTTCGAGGAGGCGAGAGCGGTCGAGCTGGGTCAGCGGCTGGTGACCGGCCGCCGGAGCCATCACTGCCCGGCCGCCCTGCTCGCGGCAGCCACCGGCGGCCGCCGTCTCGAGATCGGTGCGCCGGCCGACCTGACCACCGTGTCGGTGCGGTCACCCCGCCTGGCCGGCTTCGATCCGTCCACTGCGGCCGCCCACCTCGTCTTCGCAGCCGCCGCGGCCGACGTGGAGACGGTCGTGGTGGGCGGTCGCGCCGTCGTGTCCGACGGCGCCCATTGCGACATCGACGTGGGCGGGGAGCTGGCGGCGGCCATCACCGCCGTCCGCCGGGCGGCTGCCGGATGA
- the hutI gene encoding imidazolonepropionase — translation MVTWDLLVTGARLATMTAGWRLIDDGVVAVSAGRIAYAGPAAASPVGGAVRRLDVEGRLVTPGLVDCHTHLVFAGDRAGEMEQRLAGLGYEDIAAAGGGILATVRATRAAGDAQLLAAAAGRLRRLRDSGVTTVEVKSGYGLDLATELRMLGVARRLGGACGVTVRTTFLGAHVVPPEYAGHGDDYVHEVIDTMLPAVVAAGLADAVDVFCEQLAFTPEQAALVLGAARRAGLLGKVHADQLSDGGGAALAAAHGAVSADHLEYASPEGVAALAASGTVAVLLPGAAHVLGSERAPPIAVMRALGVPMAVATDANPGTSPLLSMPLAMHLACVRFGLTPDEALAGATVHAAAALGLTGQVGVLAPGAQADLVVWDAERPVDLVYWLGADLAARIVVAGRQDGEGD, via the coding sequence ATGGTGACCTGGGATTTGCTGGTGACCGGTGCCCGCCTGGCGACCATGACCGCGGGTTGGCGCCTGATCGACGACGGCGTGGTGGCCGTGTCGGCCGGCCGCATCGCCTATGCGGGACCGGCGGCGGCGTCGCCGGTCGGTGGGGCGGTTCGCCGGCTCGACGTGGAGGGACGCCTGGTTACGCCCGGCCTCGTCGACTGCCACACCCACCTGGTGTTCGCCGGCGACCGGGCCGGGGAGATGGAGCAGCGGCTGGCGGGACTCGGCTACGAGGACATCGCGGCGGCCGGCGGCGGGATCCTCGCCACGGTGCGAGCGACGCGGGCCGCAGGCGATGCGCAGCTGCTCGCCGCCGCGGCCGGCCGGCTGCGCCGCCTCCGGGACAGCGGCGTCACCACCGTGGAGGTGAAGTCGGGCTACGGGTTGGACCTGGCGACCGAGCTGCGCATGCTGGGGGTCGCCCGCCGGCTGGGCGGCGCCTGCGGGGTCACGGTGCGTACGACGTTCCTCGGCGCCCACGTCGTGCCGCCCGAGTACGCCGGCCACGGCGACGACTACGTCCACGAGGTGATCGACACGATGCTCCCGGCCGTCGTTGCCGCCGGCCTGGCCGACGCCGTCGACGTGTTCTGCGAGCAGCTGGCGTTCACGCCGGAGCAGGCCGCCCTGGTGCTGGGCGCCGCCCGCCGGGCCGGATTGCTGGGAAAGGTCCACGCCGACCAACTGTCCGACGGCGGGGGAGCGGCACTGGCCGCCGCCCACGGCGCCGTCTCCGCCGATCACCTCGAGTACGCGTCGCCCGAGGGCGTGGCCGCCCTCGCCGCGTCGGGCACCGTGGCCGTGCTGCTCCCGGGCGCCGCGCACGTGCTCGGTTCGGAACGGGCGCCGCCGATCGCCGTCATGCGGGCCCTGGGCGTGCCGATGGCGGTCGCCACCGACGCGAACCCGGGGACGTCGCCGCTGCTATCGATGCCGCTTGCCATGCACCTGGCGTGCGTGCGCTTCGGGCTCACGCCCGACGAGGCTCTGGCGGGCGCCACCGTCCACGCCGCCGCCGCTCTCGGGCTGACCGGCCAGGTGGGTGTGCTCGCCCCCGGGGCGCAGGCCGATCTGGTGGTGTGGGACGCGGAGCGGCCGGTGGATCTCGTGTACTGGCTTGGCGCCGACCTGGCCGCCCGGATCGTCGTCGCCGGGCGGCAGGACGGCGAAGGGGACTAG